In Hyphomicrobiales bacterium, a single window of DNA contains:
- a CDS encoding LysR family transcriptional regulator, whose protein sequence is MTEAALVLGVSQSAVTQQVNKFEVLTGLKVLSRVGNTLFVEREDVANLMERISVLSAHMDRILQDGSRKQTLALPYSISALITVDPALAAWTADRFHCEAMGFRDLAHHCGQNAFNFVLRPLRPRETEFDYQFECQFQMLRPQPGAFHGDNHEKLPVMLPGGDCPTRDAAIDFLQRNNLPFGEVGRSEDLTSRALNLTLGLSATLLPKGFADHSTHFAGFANCPRVGEPFGVRFGLQGIQTGYGRSMASAFFEEFCGKLNGHGVAING, encoded by the coding sequence ATGACCGAGGCCGCTCTTGTGCTGGGCGTGTCCCAATCCGCTGTCACCCAGCAAGTCAACAAGTTCGAAGTATTGACCGGATTGAAGGTTCTCAGCCGGGTGGGCAACACACTTTTCGTGGAACGTGAAGATGTTGCCAACCTGATGGAGCGGATTTCGGTGCTTAGCGCCCATATGGACCGCATTCTGCAGGATGGCTCGAGAAAGCAGACGCTGGCACTGCCCTATTCGATTTCGGCGCTGATCACCGTCGATCCCGCACTCGCGGCCTGGACGGCAGACCGCTTCCATTGCGAGGCCATGGGGTTTCGCGACCTCGCCCATCATTGCGGCCAGAACGCCTTCAATTTCGTGCTGCGGCCCTTGCGCCCGCGCGAGACGGAATTTGACTACCAGTTCGAGTGCCAGTTCCAGATGCTGAGGCCTCAGCCCGGCGCATTCCATGGCGACAACCACGAAAAGCTGCCTGTGATGCTGCCCGGTGGCGATTGCCCGACGCGGGATGCGGCAATCGATTTCCTGCAACGGAACAATCTGCCGTTCGGTGAAGTCGGCCGCTCGGAAGACCTCACGTCACGGGCCCTCAATCTTACCCTCGGGCTGAGCGCCACATTGCTGCCCAAGGGCTTTGCCGACCACAGCACCCATTTTGCCGGCTTCGCAAACTGCCCGCGCGTGGGCGAACCCTTCGGCGTCCGCTTTGGACTGCAAGGGATCCAGACCGGCTATGGCAGGTCCATGGCTTCCGCATTCTTCGAGGAATTCTGCGGGAAGCTGAACGGTCATGGCGTTGCCATCAACGGCTGA
- a CDS encoding UvrD-helicase domain-containing protein yields the protein MSNSRNPLDLDNFNEDDLAAPATPTGVVPGGIAARAMAGAEPPYLKGLNPEQRDAVLSIDGPLLVLAGAGTGKTRVLTTRLAHILSTRKAFPNQILAVTFTNKAAREMKERIGMLIGGMVEGMTWLGTFHSIGVKILRNHYELAGLRSGFTILDDDDQVRLLKQLLQAENIDEKRWPARQLAALIDGWKNRGLTPDRVPAGEAHAFANGLGGKLYADYQQRLKTVNACDFGDLLLEVLRLFQNHPDVLKTYQQRFRYMLVDEYQDTNIAQYLWLRLLAGGHHNICCVGDDDQSIYGWRGAEVDNILRFEKDFPGAKVIRLEQNYRSTPDILGAASGLIAKNEARLGKTLRTSRDESEPIIVRGHWDGDEEARAIGDDIETLQRKGERLNDMAILVRASFQMRAFEDRFLTLGIPYRVVGGPRFYERAEIRDAMAYLKIVASPDNDLAFERIINTPKRGIGDSSVKKMYDVARSQGLSLFRAAEQMALTDDLPAKARTALRLLLESFIRWRKHIDVLPHTELAEIVLDESGYTEMWQNDKSPEAQGRLENLKELVRSMGEFENLTGFLEHVSLVMDRDAGDAEDRVNIMTLHSAKGLEFGTVFLPGWEEGLFPHQRSLDEKGRAGLEEERRLAYVGITRAKRRATISFAQNRRVHALWQSAIPSRFIDELPANHVEVVAMTTSYGGYGIGNYGQSRFDSANTFRSGNTYQTPGWQRAQNTYAKGAGLKTSPKFIEGETVVTGEVHYASGDRVFHQKFGYGTVTMVEGNKLTVDFEKAGEKRVIDSFVERS from the coding sequence ATGTCCAACTCACGAAATCCGCTCGACCTCGACAACTTCAACGAGGACGACCTCGCCGCACCGGCGACGCCCACGGGCGTCGTGCCGGGCGGCATTGCCGCGCGCGCGATGGCGGGGGCCGAGCCTCCCTATCTCAAGGGCCTGAACCCCGAACAGCGCGACGCGGTGCTCTCGATCGACGGCCCGCTCCTCGTGCTTGCGGGTGCCGGCACCGGCAAGACCCGCGTGCTGACCACGCGGCTCGCCCATATCCTCAGTACACGGAAGGCCTTCCCCAACCAGATCCTCGCCGTCACCTTCACCAACAAGGCGGCGCGCGAGATGAAGGAACGGATTGGCATGCTGATCGGCGGCATGGTCGAAGGCATGACGTGGCTCGGCACCTTCCATTCCATCGGCGTGAAGATCCTCCGCAATCACTACGAACTCGCAGGCCTCCGCAGCGGCTTCACCATCCTTGATGACGACGACCAGGTGCGCCTCCTGAAGCAGCTCCTGCAGGCCGAGAACATCGACGAGAAGCGCTGGCCCGCGCGCCAGCTCGCCGCCCTGATCGACGGCTGGAAGAACCGGGGCCTGACGCCCGACCGCGTGCCCGCCGGTGAAGCCCACGCCTTCGCCAATGGCCTCGGCGGCAAGCTCTACGCCGATTACCAGCAGCGCCTGAAGACCGTGAATGCCTGTGACTTCGGCGACCTGCTTCTGGAAGTCCTGCGCCTGTTCCAGAACCATCCGGACGTGCTGAAGACCTACCAGCAGCGCTTCCGCTACATGCTGGTGGACGAGTACCAGGACACCAACATCGCGCAATACCTCTGGCTGCGCCTCTTGGCGGGCGGCCACCACAACATCTGCTGCGTCGGCGACGACGACCAGTCGATCTATGGCTGGCGCGGCGCGGAGGTGGACAACATCCTGCGCTTCGAGAAGGATTTCCCCGGCGCCAAGGTGATCCGCCTGGAACAGAACTACCGCTCGACGCCGGACATCCTCGGTGCTGCCTCAGGCCTCATCGCCAAGAACGAAGCGCGCCTCGGCAAGACCTTGCGCACAAGCCGCGATGAAAGCGAACCCATCATCGTGCGCGGCCACTGGGATGGCGACGAGGAAGCCCGCGCCATCGGCGACGACATCGAAACGCTGCAGCGCAAGGGCGAACGCCTGAACGACATGGCGATCCTCGTCCGCGCCTCCTTCCAGATGCGCGCCTTCGAAGACCGCTTCCTGACGCTGGGAATCCCCTACCGCGTGGTAGGCGGACCGCGCTTCTACGAACGCGCCGAAATCCGGGACGCCATGGCCTATCTCAAGATCGTGGCATCGCCGGACAATGATCTGGCCTTCGAACGCATCATCAACACACCCAAACGCGGCATCGGCGATTCATCAGTAAAGAAAATGTACGACGTGGCACGCTCGCAGGGCCTGTCCCTTTTCCGCGCTGCCGAACAGATGGCGCTGACCGACGACCTGCCGGCCAAGGCCCGCACGGCGCTGCGGCTTCTGCTGGAGAGTTTCATTCGCTGGCGCAAGCACATCGACGTGCTGCCTCACACCGAACTGGCCGAGATCGTGCTCGACGAAAGCGGCTACACCGAGATGTGGCAGAACGACAAGAGCCCGGAAGCCCAGGGACGCCTTGAAAACCTCAAGGAACTGGTGCGCTCCATGGGTGAGTTCGAAAACCTCACCGGCTTCCTCGAGCACGTCTCGCTGGTCATGGACCGTGACGCGGGCGATGCCGAGGACCGTGTGAACATCATGACCCTGCACTCCGCCAAGGGCCTGGAGTTCGGCACCGTGTTCCTGCCCGGCTGGGAGGAAGGCCTTTTTCCGCACCAGCGTTCGCTCGATGAAAAGGGCCGCGCCGGACTGGAGGAGGAACGCCGGCTCGCCTATGTCGGCATCACCCGCGCCAAGCGCCGCGCCACCATCTCCTTCGCCCAGAACCGCCGCGTGCACGCGCTCTGGCAATCGGCCATCCCCTCGCGTTTCATTGACGAACTGCCCGCCAACCACGTGGAGGTCGTCGCCATGACCACCAGCTATGGCGGCTATGGCATCGGCAACTACGGCCAGAGCCGCTTCGACAGCGCCAACACTTTCCGCAGCGGCAACACTTACCAGACGCCCGGCTGGCAGCGCGCCCAGAACACGTATGCCAAGGGCGCCGGCCTCAAGACCTCACCCAAATTCATCGAAGGCGAAACCGTCGTCACCGGCGAAGTCCACTACGCCAGCGGCGACCGCGTCTTCCACCAGAAATTCGGCTACGGCACCGTGACCATGGTGGAAGGCAACAAGCTGACGGTCGATTTCGAAAAGGCCGGCGAAAAGCGCGTGATCGACAGCTTTGTGGAACGCAGTTGA
- a CDS encoding MFS transporter yields MSSTASFNARILPLVIASALFMEQMDSTIIATSLPAIAGDLGVSPVALKLAFTTYLLGLTVVLPVSGWLADRYGAKTVFRTAIVIFTAGSAACGFAENLHWLVAARGLQGVGGALMVPVGRIILLRSVQKSELLDAIAWLTIPALVGPVIGPPIGGYITTVYDWRWIFWMNLPFGVIAFGLASWLMPNLKMETPPPLDVRGFLLSGGGLTLAVFGLTVAGRGLYTDTQVVVMMLVGGLLLVAYGLHAARVPDPILDLRLFRIPSYRHSVSGGNLFRIAVGAMPFIVPLMLQLGFGFSAFASGMITFASALGAVSMKFTVARLVRHFGYRSLLIVNGILCCVMFALQALFTPQTPYWMMFGVILAGGFMRSLQFSSLNTLAYADVEHAEMAKANTLYTVLQQLFLALGVAAAAFLLDARMWWYGRNSLEASDFSFVIVVVALISGFSVITFMKLDTDAGASISGRER; encoded by the coding sequence ATGTCTTCCACGGCGTCCTTCAATGCGCGAATCCTGCCGCTGGTCATCGCTTCGGCGCTGTTCATGGAGCAGATGGATTCCACCATCATCGCCACCTCGCTGCCGGCCATTGCGGGCGACCTGGGCGTGAGCCCGGTGGCGCTGAAACTCGCCTTCACCACGTATCTGCTCGGCCTCACCGTGGTGCTGCCCGTGAGCGGCTGGCTTGCCGACCGCTACGGCGCCAAGACCGTGTTCCGCACGGCGATCGTGATCTTCACGGCGGGTTCGGCGGCCTGCGGCTTTGCCGAAAACCTGCACTGGCTGGTGGCGGCGCGGGGGCTGCAAGGCGTGGGAGGGGCACTCATGGTGCCTGTGGGGCGCATCATCCTGTTGCGCTCGGTGCAGAAATCGGAACTGCTGGATGCGATTGCCTGGCTGACCATTCCGGCGCTCGTCGGGCCGGTGATCGGACCGCCCATTGGTGGTTATATTACAACAGTTTATGACTGGCGGTGGATCTTCTGGATGAACCTGCCGTTTGGCGTCATTGCCTTCGGGCTGGCGAGTTGGCTGATGCCCAACCTGAAGATGGAGACGCCGCCGCCGCTCGATGTGCGGGGCTTCCTGCTGTCGGGCGGCGGCTTGACGCTCGCGGTGTTCGGGCTGACGGTGGCGGGGCGGGGTCTCTACACCGACACGCAAGTGGTGGTGATGATGCTTGTGGGCGGCTTGCTGCTGGTGGCTTATGGCCTCCACGCGGCGCGCGTGCCCGATCCGATCCTCGATCTCCGGCTGTTCCGCATCCCGAGCTACCGCCATTCTGTGAGCGGCGGAAACCTGTTCCGCATTGCCGTGGGGGCCATGCCCTTCATCGTGCCGCTGATGCTGCAACTGGGCTTCGGCTTTTCCGCCTTTGCCAGCGGCATGATCACCTTCGCATCGGCGCTGGGGGCGGTGTCGATGAAGTTCACGGTGGCACGCCTCGTCCGCCACTTCGGCTACCGCAGCCTGCTCATCGTCAACGGCATCCTGTGTTGCGTGATGTTTGCACTGCAAGCACTGTTCACGCCGCAGACGCCGTACTGGATGATGTTTGGCGTGATCCTGGCGGGCGGTTTCATGCGCTCGCTGCAGTTCTCGTCGCTCAACACGCTGGCCTATGCGGATGTGGAGCACGCCGAGATGGCGAAAGCGAATACGCTTTACACGGTGCTGCAGCAGCTTTTCCTGGCGCTCGGCGTGGCGGCGGCGGCGTTCCTGCTGGATGCGCGCATGTGGTGGTATGGGCGCAACAGCCTGGAGGCGTCGGACTTCTCCTTCGTGATCGTGGTGGTTGCGCTGATTTCCGGATTCTCCGTCATCACCTTCATGAAGCTCGATACGGATGCCGGGGCCAGCATCTCGGGCCGCGAGAGATAA
- the msrB gene encoding peptide-methionine (R)-S-oxide reductase MsrB, translated as MNRRTAFTFAALSGLSLVALGAARRNSRAEEGSFEITKTPEEWKKILSPAAFAVMREEDTERPWTSALLDEHRKGTFNCAGCALPLYASETKFDSGTGWPSFFDVLPSAVGKKDDNTLFTTRTEVHCRRCGGHLGHVFDDGPQPTGLRYCMNGVALAFAPAAA; from the coding sequence ATGAACCGCCGCACCGCTTTTACCTTCGCCGCCTTGTCGGGCCTGTCACTTGTTGCGCTCGGGGCCGCGCGCCGCAATTCCCGCGCCGAGGAAGGCAGTTTCGAAATCACCAAGACGCCGGAGGAGTGGAAGAAGATCCTTTCACCCGCCGCCTTCGCCGTGATGCGCGAGGAGGACACAGAGCGGCCGTGGACATCCGCGCTTCTCGACGAACATCGCAAGGGCACGTTCAACTGCGCGGGCTGTGCCCTGCCGCTTTATGCCTCCGAGACCAAATTCGATTCCGGCACGGGCTGGCCGAGCTTCTTCGACGTGCTGCCCAGCGCCGTGGGCAAGAAGGACGACAACACGCTGTTCACCACGCGCACCGAAGTGCATTGCCGCCGCTGCGGCGGGCACCTGGGCCATGTGTTCGATGATGGCCCGCAGCCCACCGGCCTCCGCTATTGCATGAACGGCGTGGCACTGGCCTTCGCTCCCGCTGCCGCTTGA
- a CDS encoding nuclear transport factor 2 family protein — protein sequence MEQEIITLEHAFWQAIVEKDTATSMSMMDGHSILTGAQGVNVLTRSGYARMAAHSDFTIHGFALDNIHVIFPSPEVAVIGYTVREDVTVGGKRMTLNAADSSVWVKHDGRWLNVHHTEAVMGDPFARTQQAEPARRVAAE from the coding sequence ATGGAACAAGAGATCATCACGCTTGAGCATGCCTTTTGGCAGGCGATCGTCGAGAAGGATACGGCCACGTCCATGTCCATGATGGACGGCCACAGCATTCTCACGGGAGCGCAGGGCGTGAACGTGCTGACGCGCAGCGGCTATGCCCGCATGGCGGCGCACTCCGATTTCACCATCCATGGTTTTGCGCTCGACAACATCCATGTGATCTTCCCCAGCCCGGAGGTGGCAGTGATCGGCTACACGGTGCGGGAAGACGTGACGGTTGGTGGAAAGCGCATGACTCTCAACGCGGCGGATTCGTCTGTCTGGGTGAAGCACGACGGGCGCTGGCTCAACGTGCATCACACCGAGGCAGTGATGGGCGATCCCTTCGCCCGCACGCAGCAGGCGGAGCCGGCGCGCCGCGTGGCAGCGGAGTAG